ctttagtaccggttggtgccacgaaccggtactaatgggcatcgcaccctttagtcccggtttgtggcaccaaccgggactaaaggtcccatttgaaccgggactaatgcctgtacggtgccctagccgctcgaaccgggactaatgctcacattagtcccggttcgtaatgcaaccgggattaatgctcttttctggccgaaccaaagccctgttttctactagtgtgactATTTTGTTATAGTACCACTACTGCTATTCCATATTAGTATAATCAACATTGTCATGTAATATCATATGTATTTGCAGATATATGCATTAGCTAATTACCCATTTTTCTTTGACAAACTAATTCACAGACATCAGTTTGATGCTAACATTTATGCACAAATATAACCAGATGCTAACAATAAAATTCTTGAATAATTTAACACTAAAAAAATGCAAGATACCATGCTCGGCTACAATAATGTTAAACTTTATAAAAGTTTCAATCTTCCAATTAAGTTGCGATATGATGACAGAAGTCATCTCTCATGATGAGAGTCACCCACAAAAACTTTATGGGGACAAgcctccttttccaaaaaaacCCCCCACAAAAACTCAAAAATAATAGTGTCTTTCCACGAGTTTCTATATCACTTGTCGCTGATTGTCATTTACCTCCAGTCCATATGTACAGAAGTACATATTAGCTGCAGATTACGAAGGGTGGTATTATACTCTAATAGTATTATAATAAAAATTGTTGTTCAGTACCTTGCATTGCGGAAAATGCTTTAAATAATCATAGTCCTACACTTCCTTTTCCAAACTGTGCTAAAGTTGATACTGAAATATAGTCTGATGCTAAGATTTGAAATATGGCAAACAAATTAGCACCAACCAATTCCACATAAAGTTGCCGCACTTGTCCTTTGTTACCCCTCAATCTCGGTAAAGTGTCTAATGTAACACCCCCAAACTCAAACAATAATCCTCCCACATATTCTGTGTATCGTCATCGTGTTTCATTATGGATGTCGCTGGAACATACTTTATCTAGCAATCTTGTGAATTATCAGACAAAGCCCCTCACTTTTCTCTAATGTATTCGCAGGCGAATATTTAAGAAGGATAACCATAATAGTAGGGAAGTTATAGTACACATTTTGGAATTCCGTTTTTGTGTGCATATCCAAAACGACGTTGACGAAACAAAATGATCAGTTACTAATTTGTCACGAAACAGAATGATCAGTTAATACATGAATATATATACAGTCTGAGTTAAAACCTTTACTAATTTGTTTAACCATCTCATGCAATAATTATGGGCTGCATATGGAAACATTAAAGGTTCTTTACAACCATTAGTCGTATGCATCAAATCTGTGTTAGGACGTACCCAATTCGCAGTGTCGAGTCTTTATAATGCAAAGACTTGCGTGCATTTCTTTGTTCTGTCGTACATAAATAGCTAACACAACGGTACAATCTCAAATATTGATAATTCCATGAGATGCCTATTTCTTTGTCCTTTCCTACATAAATTCCTAAAGTTACCATGTACACATTATGGGAAGAACGAAGGTCCTCGAAAAAACTGGTCCTAGCAACAGACTTAGGATGCTTTCACCTTCAACATATGTGAAGTTCGTTGCAAAGAAAATCTTAATATTTGTACTCACATGTACCGTCATTTTTGGACCTCTGCCTAAGCTTCTTAACATCATGATTTTTTAAAAACCACATGTGATGGTGTCGTGCAACGAAAAAGATGAATTCAAATATGTATGTCATCTATATATTATTAAAAAATAACCTCCAATAGACCACTTGCGAGGAAGTTTTGTTATTGATAAATAAAGAAACAGGAAGCCGTGTTAACCTTTACCACATGATTTCTGCCATGGTGCCTTCTTCAAAACCACACACCTTTGTATCCTGCAACAATTTTAATTAAGTAAAATATATATTTCTAACTACTAAAACTGTTAATAGTCGGCTTATCTTGGGAAATGAATATTCTGATAGCGTAATAACATTATGCATTTAATCACTTCACAGCTAGGAAAGGTAATCAAATTCTGCGAGTCAATGGATAGAACATGACAATGATCTATTCTGATTCTGTTGATTTGAACTTAGGCTTTGTATATAGGTATGTACAAAGGATTAGTAACAAAAATATTAATCAGCTCTGATTACAATAGATTGGTAGAAAAAGCCAGAGTAGCCATGACCTGGAAGGAGGCCTTCATGGGAGCTCGATGAACTGAGGGATACTTGACACCTAGCAGGTTGGTACTCGGTTCTTAGTAGACTAATAtgtaaaaaaaattggcatgaCGTGCTAATGTATATATGTTTTAAGAAAATTAATTTGGAAACCTTATGCTTAATTTTTAGTTCCATATGCTCAGCTCATTCACGGGTATCATAGGTACAAAGCAAGCATCCAACCATCATATTTGCATCCACTAATTCCATCCATTCATAATCATCTAACACGCCCTATTGTGTATATAAGACCAAACCTGAGATTCCCTTTGGGTCTAGGTATACGGCTGAtcgacatggagaagggcatggCTATGTCATATGTTTAAGTAGCTTGACAATGAGACACGGCTTGAAGGCAAGCTCCAGGAGCAGAGTAGGGAGGAGCTAGCGGCTCCATTACCATGCACCACTGTTGGGCATGAAAAATAAATCAATAACCTGCTGGTAAGGTTAGCACCCACAAAACCGAATGGTGTTAAGTAGATAAACAGCGCCACAGCCAATCCTGCACAGTTTTTTTGCTCAGAGCCTTGTCAATGGCGATGACCATCCAATCTGGTTCCAACAGTCTTCGGTACAGCCACACCTCCATGGCTGCATCAAACCATCAACCATCGTCAGGTAGTTTATCAGTTGGCCTGAAATAGATGTTCGATTTCTGCATGGCCAGAACATGGAAGCTGATTAGATATTAGAGAGGAACACAATCACATGCAGCAGTACAGGAAGGATTGGATCGTACATAGTATCTCATAGATCGATTCCAGTAGGGTGGAGCTAGCGCCTCCACTCCCACGCACTACTCTCGGgcatgattttttttttcaataaCCTGCTGGTAAGGTTACCGCCCACAAAATCGAATGGTGTTAAGCAGGTAAACAGCGCCGTGACCTGTCCTCCTCCATTCTTTTGAAGTTTTGCTCAATAGCCTTGTCTGGTTCCAACACTGTTCGGCATAGCCACACCTAATCGGTAGCATCAAGCCATCAGCGATCGTCAGGCAGTTCAGCTAGCCTGAAATAGATCTTCGATTACAGCATGGACAGAACTTAAGAGCTGATCAGATGTTGGAGAGGAACATGACCACATGCAGCAGTAAAGTATGGATTGTATCATACACAGTTTCTTTTAGATCTATTACAGCATGGATGGAAGACAGAAATCATGAACGTACCGAAGGATAGGCGCGTCAAGATTGATCCATGGAGGGTGAGGAAGAGCGGCAGTTGGAGAGGATCGATCAACCTCTCGTAGAGACCCGGGTAGTTGCGAGAGGATCGATCAACCTCTGGAGGGATGGACGTCCAGCCTACGGGATTGATGGGGGACGACAGAGTTTTTTGGGAAAGGAAAAGGAGCCGTGCGCTTGGAAGGAAGCATTAATAGGAAAAGGAAACGTATTTCTGGGAGAACTGCGTGGGAGAACAGGCAATGAACAGGTCGAGGCACATCTCCTCAAGTACTCACGTGATTATATTTTCTGTTAGGATCGAACCTTTTTTTAGTAACTGTTAGGATCGTATCTATTATGGTTTCTAATTTTATACAGTAGATCAAACATTGTAGGTCTTTTAAACTATTGCGTGACAGAATTGAGTAAAACTAATACTGGTATGATCTCCACCGTTATAATTTGGTCCCACGAAATTAACGGCTCGTAAAATCTGATTAACGTGGGAATTTACGGGAAGTCAAGAATTAGTATAGGTAGGTATATATAgaggtatagatagatagatatagatagatagatagatagatagatagatagatagatagtaATATAGCCTAGAATAATGTGTATGCTACTCTTAAAGTTACTTCACTATGGCTAGTATATAGACGGGTACATTCGGTCAAAGGAGGAGTAACGGCTGAGTCGGGCCGGTAGCGGCTCCTTTCGGTCCGTGAGTTTGCCAACAAGACTCACCCCACCACCCAACTAATCATTAACCCGGCATTAATCTCGATCATCGACTCACAACCTTCATAATTAATTAAGCACGCGGTACAGTTAGCCTGTGTTAGTCCACTGCAGAACATCTCTGTCGCCATCCTGCAACCCCCGTCCTGTAGCTCACAAAGCTCTTCTCCTTCCTCTGTCCAGCTCCTCCTTAATTATAAAGGCCGGCCGGAGGTAGCTTTGTGTGCCATGCGAGACCACTCCTCTTTCTCTAACTCTGCTTGATTGGGCTGAGAGATTGCCAAATAattcttcatcttcttctccgACGATCGAGATCAGCTAGCTAATGGGGTTCCCGGCGCCGGTGTTCTCAGAGTGCGAGGTGCCCAGGTTGCTGCTCAGCCTCCTCGTCCTGATcgcccgcctccgccgcctctACTCCTGGCCGCTCCGCTTCATCGGCGCCGGCGTCGACGACGACCTCAGCTTTGACCACCCCACTGCCTCCGGCATCGCCGACCACCACCGCCGACAGGAGCTGTACCACGAAGACCACTGCCTCGTGGAGCTGGAGGAGCACTCCCCGGCCATGCGCTTCGACGCGCTCTCCAGCGCCAGAGGCGAAGATCTGCTGCTGCCGGAGAGCTGCGCGGTGTGCTTCGGCGAATTCCACGGCGCCGCGCGCGTGCGTCGACCGCGCGGGTGCCGGCACGTCTTCCACCGCGGCTGCCTCGACCGCTGGGCCTCCCACGGCCGCCGCACCTGCCCGCTCTGCCGGGTGCCGTTTCTCCCGCCCTTCCTCCTCCCGCTGCCGCTCCCGGCGTCGTGATTCCCGCCGGGTGTTGTTTGCACAATCCGGCGAATCCTGAGGAGAGTGTTCTGAATTTCTCGCTTTTGGTTGGGTTTTTAGGAAACCAATCCAACCACAACATTGCCCACGGAGGTCATGGCGGTGAGATGTCAGAATATTTTCCGATCGGCCTCTCCTTTGAAGAGATTCTCACAATAACATACGCATGGATGGGTATTACTTCCTTGTTCAAGCTTCGGTTTATTTGGATTTCATTCAAGTAAAATc
This sequence is a window from Aegilops tauschii subsp. strangulata cultivar AL8/78 chromosome 7, Aet v6.0, whole genome shotgun sequence. Protein-coding genes within it:
- the LOC109785475 gene encoding brassinosteroid-responsive RING protein 1, encoding MGFPAPVFSECEVPRLLLSLLVLIARLRRLYSWPLRFIGAGVDDDLSFDHPTASGIADHHRRQELYHEDHCLVELEEHSPAMRFDALSSARGEDLLLPESCAVCFGEFHGAARVRRPRGCRHVFHRGCLDRWASHGRRTCPLCRVPFLPPFLLPLPLPAS